One genomic window of Ziziphus jujuba cultivar Dongzao chromosome 4, ASM3175591v1 includes the following:
- the LOC107407855 gene encoding uncharacterized protein LOC107407855: MASGSSGRANSGSKGFDFGSDDILCSYEDYSHQDTTNGSHNDAVMNSSSLKDFHKSRMGRSSMFPTPAYGQPEDSFNQEVISTVERSMKKYADNLMRFLEGISSRLSQLELYCYNLDKTIGEMRSDLGRDHGEADSKLRSLEKHLQEVHRSVQILRDKQELAETQKELAKLQLVQKESSSSSHSQGNEERTSSPISDPKKTENTSDARNQQLALDLPHQVAPPQQAVAPLPQAPSQNVSQQQSYYLPSTQLPNPPPPTQHPHNQYVPSESQYRASQLQDVPRVAPPPTQPQVNQTPSVQHFPQYQQQLPQQMPQQVPQQVPQQVPQQVPPQVPPQVTQQVQLPQQSSMQSHIRTPSPAIYSSYPQNQPTNPSSEALPSSMPMQVPFSGITQQVSGRAEAMPYGYSGAGRTVPQQSPPQQMKGAYGAQPGDGYAASGPHPALPPGSTYMIYDTEGGRSHYQPQVPRFTQGGYPPMSVPLQNPQPASAPTMVRNPQFFQNHPYGDLIEKLSNMGFRGDHVASVIQRMEDSGQHIDFNAVLDRLSMH; encoded by the exons ATGGCTTCTGGATCGTCCGGCAGAGCCAATTCGGGATCCAAGGGTTTCGATTTCGGCTCCGACGACATTCTCTGCTCGTACGAGGACTATTCCCACCAGGACACTACCAATGGTAGCCACAACGACGCTGTGATGAATTCTAGCTCTCTCAAG gATTTTCATAAAAGCAGAATGGGAAGATCATCTATGTTCCCTACGCCTGCATATGGCCAGCCAGAAGATTCTTTCAACCAAGAAGTGATCTCTACCGTAGAAAGGAGTATGAAGAAGTATGCTGACAACCTTATGCGTTTTCTGGAAGGAATCAGTTCACGGCTGTCGCAGTTGGAATTGTATTGTTACAATCTTGATAAAACAATTGGAGAAATGCGATCTGATTTAGGTCGTGATCATGGAGAGGCAGATTCGAAGCTTAGGTCTCTTGAAAAACATCTTCAAGAA GTCCACAGGTCTGTACAAATCCTAAGAGACAAACAAGAACTTGCTGAGACACAGAAAGAACTAGCTAAACTTCAGCTTGTCCAGAAAGAATCTTCTTCATCAAGTCATTCACAAGGTAATGAGGAGAGAACTTCATCACCCATCTCTGATCCCAAGAAGACTGAAAACACATCTGATGCTCGAAACCAGCAATTGGCTCTTGACCTGCCCCATCAAGTAGCACCACCACAGCAGGCTGTGGCACCTCTCCCGCAGGCCCCATCTCAGAATGTGTCTCAGCAACAATCTTATTATTTGCCTTCTACTCAGTTACCAAATCCACCACCCCCAACGCAACACCCTCATAATCAATATGTACCTTCTGAATCCCAGTACCGGGCATCTCAATTACAAGACGTCCCTAGGGTGGCACCACCACCAACACAACCTCAGGTGAATCAGACACCATCAGTCCAGCATTTTCCTCAGTATCAGCAGCAATTGCCGCAGCAGATGCCTCAGCAGGTTCCTCAGCAAGTGCCTCAGCAGGTGCCTCAGCAAGTGCCTCCACAAGTGCCTCCACAAGTGACTCAGCAGGTGCAATTGCCGCAGCAATCCTCTATGCAGAGCCATATCAGAACCCCATCGCCAGCCATCTATTCATCCTACCCACAAAATCAGCCTACAAATCCGTCTTCAGAGGCTCTTCCAAGCAGCATGCCCATGCAAGTGCCATTTTCAGGAATTACCCAACAGGTATCTGGTCGTGCTGAAGCCATGCCCTATGGATATAGTGGTGCAGGTAGAACTGTACCGCAGCAATCCCCTCCTCAGCAAATGAAAGGTGCATATGGAGCACAACCAGGTGACGGTTATGCAGCTTCTGGACCCCATCCTGCGCTTCCTCCAGGGAgtacatatatgatatatgatacTGAAGGAGGAAGAAGTCATTATCAACCTCAAGTTCCTCGCTTTACTCAAGGTGGATATCCCCCTATGAGTGTCCCTCTTCAGAATCCTCAACCAGCCTCTGCCCCTACTATGGTCCGGAACCCACAGTTTTTTCAAAACCACCCCTATggtgatttgattgagaaattgTCGAACATGGGCTTCAGGGGTGATCATGTTGCAAGTGTGATTCAGAGGATGGAGGATAGCGGCCAACATATTGATTTTAATGCCGTGCTGGACAGGCTGAGTATGCATTGA